ATCCAATCGTTTAATATAGGCCCTGAAATCATCTTCCCATTTCATTCTGTACTCTAAACGCTCTAATCCTCGTTTGGAGTTTGGTGTATATAACGTAATGATGTAAAAATCTTCGAACTCTAAAGTAATAACTCGTCCTTCTTGATCATGCTCTTCAATGCCTAAACCATAAGTAACAGAAAGCGGTTCTTTTTTCGAAAAAATAGCCGTCCCTGAATATCCTTTTTTCACAGCATAATTCCAGTATGTATAATATCCCTCTACATTTAAATCAATTTGCCCCTCTTGTAATTTAATCTCTTGTAAACAAAATATATCAGCATTTGATTCCTCTAGATATTCTAAAAATCCACCTTTTGCGATAACTGCACGTAAACCATTTACATTCCACGAAATGAACTTCACTTATAGTCCTCCTCTTGATGTTTCTTTCCAAATTTCATGCTATCACAAAATAGAAAAACAATCATATTTTCACCTTTGTAATCTTGCTCTTACATTTATAAATACATACATACGCACTTTATTCAGGTTATACTAATTTCAGAGGTGATGTTCTTTGCACAATGAAGGAGTTACGTTAACAAATGAGCATTGGCAAGCAATTATTCATAATGATTCTTCCTATGATAGCAAATTCTTTTATGCCGTGAAATCAACCGGAGTTTTTTGCCGACCGTCATGCAAATCAAGAATACCGAATAAAAATAATGTACGAATTTTTCATCATGCAGAGCAAGCATTAAGTGAAAACTTTCGCCCGTGCAAACGTTGTAAACCAAATGGGCTCACTTTACCTAATGAAGAGTGGGTAGAACAAATTAAAGAGTATATCGAAAAACACTTTGATGAAGCATTAACTTTAGACATACTTGCGGAAATGTGCCATGGTAGCCCCTTTCATTTACAACGCACTTTCAAAAAAATGACAGCAATAAGTCCGATAGAATATATACAGCAGTTCAGAATTGTTAAAGCAGCAGAACACCTTTTACACACAAATCAACCCATTAAAGAAATTAGTACTGCCGTCGGGATAGAAAACCCAGAATATTTCGCAACTTTATTTAAAAAGAAAACTGGGTTTACCCCTACTGAATATCGAAAAAAGAATGAAATGAAAGAGAGATACAATAATGAATTCCTACAAAAATAAATTTATATATTGGACGCTACTTACACATGCAAATTGGAAGTTTCATATTGCTGCAACTGAAAGTGGACTATGTTTCATTGGATCACAAGACGAACAATTTGAGGAATTAAATATATGGGCTAGAAAAAAACTGCCACAATATATATTGATTCATAGTCCAGATTACTTGCAAGTATATACAAAAGAAATTATCGAGTATTTAAAAAACAAGAGAGAAACTTTTACATTCCCTATCGATGCTTACGGAACTGCATTTCAATTATCTGTTTGGAATACGGTACGTGAAATTCCTTATGGGAAAACATATTCTTATACAGAAATTGCAGATAGAATTCAAAAACCTACAGCGGTACGTGCCGTTGCTTCTGCTATTGCTGCCAACCCAATTCTCATTACGATTCCTTGCCATCGTGTTATTGGAAAGAATGGCAAACTAACTGGTTTTAGAGGGGGATTAGAAATGAAGAAAGAATTGCTTGTATTAGAAAAATTACAGGTGGAATTCATATGACAGCCGAATATAGTAACGCATTAATTTTAACAGTTCCAACAGAATTTAGTTTTCAAGAAAATTTACGCTATCTATCCCGTTCTAACAATGAATGTATGTTCCACATTGAAGATAACAAAAT
This genomic window from Bacillus anthracis str. Vollum contains:
- a CDS encoding exodeoxyribonuclease III translates to MKFISWNVNGLRAVIAKGGFLEYLEESNADIFCLQEIKLQEGQIDLNVEGYYTYWNYAVKKGYSGTAIFSKKEPLSVTYGLGIEEHDQEGRVITLEFEDFYIITLYTPNSKRGLERLEYRMKWEDDFRAYIKRLDEKKSVVFCGDLNVAHKEIDLKNPKSNRKNPGFSDEEREKFTCILEEGFIDTYRYLYPDQEGAYSWWSYRMGARAKNIGWRLDYFVVSERMKDQITAAKINSEVMGSDHCPVELHINF
- the adaA gene encoding bifunctional transcriptional activator/DNA repair enzyme AdaA translates to MHNEGVTLTNEHWQAIIHNDSSYDSKFFYAVKSTGVFCRPSCKSRIPNKNNVRIFHHAEQALSENFRPCKRCKPNGLTLPNEEWVEQIKEYIEKHFDEALTLDILAEMCHGSPFHLQRTFKKMTAISPIEYIQQFRIVKAAEHLLHTNQPIKEISTAVGIENPEYFATLFKKKTGFTPTEYRKKNEMKERYNNEFLQK
- a CDS encoding methylated-DNA--protein-cysteine S-methyltransferase; translation: MNSYKNKFIYWTLLTHANWKFHIAATESGLCFIGSQDEQFEELNIWARKKLPQYILIHSPDYLQVYTKEIIEYLKNKRETFTFPIDAYGTAFQLSVWNTVREIPYGKTYSYTEIADRIQKPTAVRAVASAIAANPILITIPCHRVIGKNGKLTGFRGGLEMKKELLVLEKLQVEFI